A stretch of Stenotrophomonas indicatrix DNA encodes these proteins:
- a CDS encoding cold-shock protein, which translates to MKKRGLAAAAVCIVVIGAVWAGWPEPAGDQVWAYQKLQPADYRQLHSDALGFVTAKADEGFELHTRYAGVTSFEIRCKGVLVMDVENAPSRVLIRVPADALTRAPDIERLRLSFERWLDYHQSQGALLVQSAGTSWIEALFGRFSGAVPDEQRCLLGTAGRPWSQSL; encoded by the coding sequence ATGAAGAAGCGTGGGCTTGCCGCGGCGGCGGTGTGCATCGTGGTGATCGGCGCGGTATGGGCGGGGTGGCCCGAGCCAGCGGGCGATCAGGTGTGGGCGTACCAGAAGCTGCAGCCAGCCGACTACCGGCAGCTGCACAGTGATGCACTCGGCTTCGTGACCGCCAAAGCAGATGAGGGCTTTGAACTGCACACGCGCTATGCCGGGGTGACGTCCTTCGAGATCCGCTGCAAGGGCGTCCTGGTGATGGACGTGGAGAATGCTCCCTCACGCGTGCTGATCCGGGTGCCCGCCGATGCACTTACGCGGGCACCGGATATCGAGCGCCTGCGCCTCAGTTTCGAGCGATGGTTGGACTACCACCAGAGCCAGGGCGCGTTGCTGGTGCAGAGTGCAGGAACATCGTGGATCGAAGCGCTGTTTGGGCGCTTCAGTGGGGCAGTGCCTGATGAGCAGCGTTGCTTGTTGGGGACCGCGGGCCGCCCTTGGTCGCAATCCCTCTAG
- a CDS encoding ABC transporter permease, which produces MSIAEVPLIVRALTRNRFIASILLVQVLVATACVTNLAFLLSERLGTLTYKTGLEEANLGVIETEYLGPAAANPAASIRTDLEAIRQQPGVEQVIAAESLPLAQHNWSAGFTNKPLKGNDISGIVEAEPTVYTASSPAAKVLGLTLVAGRDLSAGAFVPMEASADYAGLYKASEAVVSQALADKLFPEGGAVGKFLYADAQHPIQVVGIVKTLSRPVLKTDADNDMSLILPLIPDGPRVMFAIRAADGRVADVIASSEATLSQRDANRTIARSTSFRELRADYFRHDQTMAIMFLSSGLALLVVTATGVYGLASFWVRKRYRQIGIRRALGARKSDILRYFLVENLILTATGSVVGTVLAIGLNMAVARYYEVARIEAPFLAIGVLTVLLLGQAAAFVPARRAAKEAPVAILRSA; this is translated from the coding sequence ATGAGCATTGCAGAAGTCCCCCTTATCGTCCGCGCGCTCACCCGCAACCGCTTCATCGCGTCCATTCTCCTGGTGCAGGTGCTGGTTGCCACGGCGTGCGTGACGAACCTTGCGTTTCTGCTGTCCGAGCGGCTGGGAACCCTCACCTACAAGACGGGCCTGGAAGAGGCGAACCTGGGCGTCATCGAGACCGAATACCTGGGGCCTGCAGCAGCCAACCCTGCAGCCTCGATCAGGACCGACCTGGAGGCCATCCGCCAGCAACCAGGCGTCGAACAGGTAATCGCAGCAGAGTCACTTCCGCTTGCCCAGCACAATTGGTCGGCCGGGTTCACCAACAAGCCGCTTAAAGGCAATGACATTTCCGGCATCGTAGAGGCCGAACCGACTGTCTATACGGCATCGTCGCCTGCCGCCAAGGTGCTGGGCCTGACCCTTGTTGCCGGCCGTGACCTGTCTGCGGGAGCGTTCGTGCCGATGGAAGCCAGCGCCGACTATGCCGGGCTCTACAAGGCAAGCGAGGCCGTTGTCTCGCAGGCACTGGCAGACAAGCTGTTTCCGGAGGGCGGCGCAGTCGGCAAGTTCCTGTATGCCGATGCGCAGCACCCCATCCAGGTGGTCGGCATCGTCAAGACGCTTTCCCGGCCTGTTCTGAAGACCGATGCAGACAATGACATGTCACTCATTCTGCCGCTGATTCCGGACGGGCCTCGCGTGATGTTCGCCATCCGTGCCGCGGATGGGCGAGTGGCGGATGTGATTGCGTCCAGTGAGGCGACCTTGTCGCAGCGCGACGCAAACCGCACCATCGCCCGCAGCACCTCGTTCCGGGAACTGCGCGCCGACTACTTCCGCCACGATCAGACCATGGCGATCATGTTCCTGAGCTCCGGGTTGGCGCTGTTGGTGGTAACGGCTACGGGCGTGTACGGACTGGCCAGCTTCTGGGTTCGCAAGCGGTATCGTCAGATCGGTATCCGGCGCGCATTGGGCGCCCGGAAATCCGACATCCTCCGGTACTTCCTGGTGGAGAACCTGATTCTCACCGCCACCGGGTCTGTTGTCGGCACCGTACTGGCCATCGGCCTGAACATGGCCGTGGCCCGGTACTACGAGGTGGCCAGGATCGAGGCGCCATTTCTCGCCATTGGCGTACTGACCGTGCTTCTGTTGGGCCAGGCCGCAGCATTTGTTCCGGCCCGACGAGCAGCCAAAGAGGCCCCGGTGGCGATCCTGCGTAGCGCCTGA
- a CDS encoding ABC transporter permease: protein MYMFGYYFALARTRLMETKGMSAALILALGLGIGASMTMLTVVRTMTWDPLPGRSEHLYHPFIDALPTSYDVRPGMDPRVALTWVDAQNLLRQAPASHQTALASARLLVDAQRSVQIPFFTQGQYVTADAFAMFGIPMAQGRAWTREDDAAHARVVVLGQDLAARLGSEGLVGATVRLGGQAFRVVGVAGPWSPRPRFYTDLQQDVFKGREDFFIPIGVAAEMQMAVSSSVFSWSSDKPLNRLQDARTSWVQFWAELPDAASVEQYERFLGNYARTQHQAGRFDRTTAPRMVSLKDFLVEHRIIPNEVKLQLALCLGFLIVCLLNMSALIFARFIRRSHEISVRRALGARRQDVIYQLCTEALIIGGLGGAVGLIVAEAGLYLVRMQPEDYASLANMDLSMAALTVGLACVSSVIAAFFPALRATSGRLAMQIKASE, encoded by the coding sequence ATGTATATGTTCGGCTATTACTTTGCGCTGGCCCGCACCAGGCTTATGGAAACCAAGGGGATGAGCGCCGCGCTGATCCTGGCGCTGGGGTTGGGCATCGGCGCAAGCATGACAATGCTGACTGTCGTGCGGACAATGACGTGGGATCCACTGCCGGGGCGGAGCGAGCATCTCTATCACCCCTTCATTGACGCGCTTCCCACGTCCTACGACGTCAGGCCGGGCATGGACCCGCGCGTGGCTCTCACCTGGGTGGATGCGCAGAACCTGCTTCGGCAGGCCCCCGCCTCCCATCAGACCGCGCTGGCGTCTGCCCGTCTGCTGGTGGATGCGCAGCGCAGCGTGCAGATTCCATTCTTCACGCAGGGGCAGTATGTCACTGCAGATGCGTTCGCCATGTTTGGCATTCCCATGGCGCAGGGCAGGGCCTGGACGCGTGAAGATGATGCTGCCCACGCCCGGGTTGTCGTGCTGGGCCAGGATCTGGCTGCTCGTCTGGGCAGTGAAGGCCTGGTGGGAGCCACCGTCCGGCTTGGCGGCCAGGCATTCAGGGTGGTCGGTGTCGCCGGTCCGTGGAGCCCGCGCCCCCGGTTCTATACGGACCTTCAGCAGGATGTCTTCAAGGGGCGCGAAGACTTCTTCATCCCGATTGGTGTTGCAGCGGAAATGCAGATGGCGGTGTCCAGCAGCGTCTTCTCATGGAGCAGTGACAAGCCCCTCAATCGCCTGCAGGACGCCCGCACATCATGGGTCCAGTTCTGGGCCGAGTTGCCTGACGCGGCCAGTGTCGAGCAGTACGAGCGCTTCCTGGGCAACTACGCACGTACACAGCACCAGGCGGGAAGGTTTGACAGGACAACTGCACCGCGGATGGTGTCCCTGAAGGACTTCCTGGTCGAGCATCGCATCATCCCCAACGAGGTGAAGCTGCAGCTGGCGCTGTGCCTGGGGTTCCTGATCGTTTGCCTGCTGAACATGAGTGCCTTGATCTTCGCCCGCTTCATCCGCCGGTCCCATGAAATATCGGTCCGTCGGGCGCTGGGTGCGCGCCGGCAGGACGTCATCTATCAGCTCTGCACTGAAGCACTGATCATCGGCGGCTTGGGCGGGGCGGTAGGGTTGATCGTTGCAGAGGCCGGCCTCTACCTTGTGCGGATGCAGCCGGAAGACTACGCCTCGCTGGCCAACATGGATCTGAGCATGGCCGCTCTCACCGTGGGCCTGGCGTGTGTCTCCAGTGTCATCGCTGCGTTCTTCCCTGCGCTGCGCGCTACCTCAGGCCGTCTGGCCATGCAGATCAAGGCGTCAGAATGA
- a CDS encoding class I SAM-dependent methyltransferase, with amino-acid sequence MLLEKLSSLRESMGWVYGSEDLCVLLYSLVKRTRPRIVVELGTGFGVTAAWMAGALRENGSGVIHTYDNGSHFSSEPGIRFVEGLQGPLADSLREMGQDYPAFLQHVFQWAGVENHVVANWQEIGFAEIAQAPAFDGGIDMVFSDFNHSQDSIQALLAAFLPRMAESASIFIDSASTQRLSYLTLEAVVDALNQNKIPRAFIKDRSEQDIDALLRMVQRSRFRLMHLLEACDRAQNSTAWISIEPVDVIPTAATFLH; translated from the coding sequence ATGCTGCTTGAGAAGCTGAGCTCGCTGCGCGAGTCCATGGGCTGGGTCTACGGAAGCGAGGACCTGTGCGTACTGTTGTACAGCCTGGTCAAGCGGACCCGCCCGCGCATCGTGGTCGAACTGGGCACCGGCTTTGGCGTCACTGCGGCCTGGATGGCCGGTGCATTGCGGGAGAACGGCAGCGGTGTCATTCACACCTACGATAATGGCTCGCACTTCTCCAGTGAGCCAGGCATCAGGTTTGTCGAGGGCCTGCAGGGGCCGCTTGCCGATTCACTGCGGGAGATGGGGCAGGACTATCCCGCTTTCCTGCAGCACGTGTTCCAGTGGGCCGGGGTCGAGAATCACGTTGTCGCCAATTGGCAGGAGATCGGCTTTGCCGAGATTGCCCAGGCCCCCGCCTTTGACGGCGGAATAGACATGGTCTTCTCCGACTTCAACCACTCCCAGGACAGCATCCAAGCCTTGCTGGCGGCGTTTCTGCCGCGCATGGCGGAAAGCGCTTCGATCTTCATCGACAGTGCCTCCACCCAGCGGCTCAGCTACCTGACCCTGGAGGCCGTTGTGGACGCCCTGAATCAGAATAAGATACCCAGGGCGTTCATCAAGGATCGCAGCGAGCAGGACATTGACGCGCTGCTGCGTATGGTCCAACGCTCGCGCTTCCGGCTGATGCATCTGCTGGAAGCCTGCGACAGGGCGCAGAACAGCACAGCGTGGATCTCGATTGAACCGGTGGACGTGATTCCGACTGCGGCCACCTTCCTGCATTAG